The following proteins are encoded in a genomic region of Oncorhynchus kisutch isolate 150728-3 linkage group LG18, Okis_V2, whole genome shotgun sequence:
- the LOC109909675 gene encoding APC membrane recruitment protein 2-like, whose product MEVQSECVEPPPPTPSVPPCDPQPPGKINKAALKLFGKRRSSSGMARFFSFRNKEANGNGNSENGNSVNGNSVGAANELVRSKTHDGLTSSETDGQRGEESGISEAGQVRSLSKSLSFFSLLRRGSVRANENTGFGSRGRGLKGFFSSIRWRRKERVMEGEVGVTEGREVREGDVILKEEVKDVTLTLEPQPRSPQEDNGSLEAELNTESARTSPADNATTPLTHSTAMTTNLSEFPYTPSPSPLHSAFHSRTKTSISSATATPPLDRCDPTSEPSVDRLCSLLFTDVTSLKSFDSLTGCGDIIADAEEEVAGNVGGGNGGGGSVTSSSSSSGGGVVRSSPAKSSITNHATPSSITPTPTSAPAPLPARARLMPSHSAPIQQPSGSGVVAYMGGGEEMASPDGVDDADMQGLWHMLPSGGDNSPALPRPSSHPAPPRGTERKPPQVKSLGLSKIPLVGGGRMSKLPTHAARQTSLPNEKDTKEEVQPQQDVPALRDEGYWDTPSATPTATPDDGFLRNQRIGLSRDSCSGDALYDLYNEELDRSDEEEEDLTSTPSLSTDDYKRSAPSQTTPPSSSSSSSFRSMKGSTSLPRESKIPLSVRQNTPPHSVSQSALSTVLTATPPSDTPTQAPPPARTRIPVSKVPVRRPRNKPGNATRGPAPRK is encoded by the coding sequence ATGGAGGTGCAGTCAGAATGCGTGGAACCTCCTCCACCTACTCCTTCTGTTCCCCCATGCGACCCCCAACCTCCAGGGAAGATCAACAAAGCAGCCTTAAAGCTGTTTGGAAAACGACGCTCCAGCTCCGGAATGGCCAGATTCTTCTCCTTCAGGAACAAAGAGGCCAATGGGAATGGGAATTCCGAGAATGGGAATTCTGTGAATGGGAATTCTGTGGGGGCGGCTAACGAGCTCGTCAGGAGTAAAACGCATGATGGACTAACAAGCtcggagacagatggacagagaggggaggagtctGGAATATCAGAGGCGGGACAGGTGAGGTCTCTCAGCAAATCACTGAGCTTCTTTTCGCTGCTCAGACGAGGAAGTGTGAGAGCTAATGAGAATACAGGGTTTGGAAGCAGGGGGAGGGGTTTAAAAGGCTTCTTTAGTAGTATAAGGTGGCGGCggaaggagagagtgatggagggagaggtgggggtaactgaggggagggaggtgagagagggagatgtgatTCTAAAGGAGGAAGTGAAAGACGTCACTCTGACCCTTGAACCCCAGCCCCGCTCACCACAGGAGGATAATGGGAGCTTGGAAGCTGAGCTAAACACAGAATCAGCGAGAACTTCTCCCGCAGACAACGCCACAACACCACTCACGCACTCTACTGCCATGACGACAAACCTGTCAGAATTCCCCTATACACCATCCCCTTCCCCTCTTCACTCTGCCTTTCACTCAAGAACCAAAACGTCCATTTCCTCAGCAACGGCCACCCCCCCTCTGGATCGGTGTGACCCCACCTCTGAACCCTCAGTGGACCGGCTCTGTTCACTCCTCTTCACTGACGTCACCTCGCTCAAGAGCTTTGATTCGCTGACAGGATGCGGTGATATCATCGCAGACGCAGAGGAGGAGGTGGCAGGAAACGTGGGAGGAggaaatggaggaggaggaagtgtcaccagtagtagcagtagcagtgggGGAGGGGTAGTACGCAGCTCCCCAGCTAAATCCTCCATTACTAACCATGCCACCCCTTCCAGCATTACCCCTACCCCCACTTCCGCCCCTGCCCCCCTCCCAGCCAGGGCACGGCTGATGCCCTCCCACTCTGCCCCGATTCAGCAGCCCTCTGGCAGCGGCGTGGTGGCCTACATGGGGGGTGGCGAGGAGATGGCCAGCCCTGACGGGGTGGACGACGCAGACATGCAGGGGCTCTGGCACATGCTCCCCTCTGGGGGAGATAACTCCCCCGCCCTCCCCCGACCCAGCTCTCACCCGGCTCCCCCCAGGGGTACAGAGCGGAAACCCCCCCAGGTCAAGTCTCTGGGACTCAGCAAGATCCCTTTAGTGGGGGGAGGAAGGATGAGTAAACTCCCCACTCATGCTGCCCGTCAAACCTCTTTGCCCAATGAGAAGGACACTAAGGAGGAGGTCCAGCCCCAACAGGATGTCCCGGCCCTTAGAGACGAGGGCTATTGGGATACGCCCTCTGCAACCCCCACGGCAACGCCTGACGACGGCTTCCTGCGGAACCAGAGGATTGGTTTATCGCGTGACAGCTGCTCTGGCGACGCGCTGTACGACCTCTACAATGAGGAATTGGACAGATCTGATGAAGAGGAAGAAGATCTGACAAgtactccttccctctccactgaCGACTACAAACGCAGCGCTCCCTCCCAGACtactcctccttcctcttcctcctcttcatcgtTTCGCTCGATGAAGGGAAGCACTAGCCTTCCCCGCGAGTCCAAAATCCCTCTTAGTGTCAGACAGAACACACCCCCTCACTCGGTGAGCCAATCAGCTCTTTCCACTGTCCTCACAGCCACTCCTCCCTCTGACACACCCACCCAAGCTCCTCCCCCAGCCCGGACCAGGATCCCTGTCTCCAAGGTGCCAGTCCGTCGCCCTAGGAACAAGCCCGGCAACGCTACACGAGGGCCAGCCCCCAGGAAGTAA